In Sander vitreus isolate 19-12246 unplaced genomic scaffold, sanVit1 ctg255_0, whole genome shotgun sequence, a genomic segment contains:
- the pfdn1 gene encoding prefoldin subunit 1, translating to MAAPIDLELKKAFSELQVKMIDTQQKVKLADLQIDQLTRVQKHAKLTHAEVAVLADNTRLYEGVGRMFILQSKEDINNQLMDKQKTAEEKIKELEQKKVYLERSVKEAEDNIREMLLSRRAH from the exons GCGTTCTCGGAGCTGCAGGTGAAGATGATCGACACGCAGCAGAAGGTGAAGCTGGCCGACCTGCAGATTGATCAGCTGACCCGCGTTCAGAAACATGCTAAGCTAACGCACGCGGAGGTCGCCGTGCTGGCGGACAACACGCGCCTCTACGAGGGAGTCGGACGCAT gttcaTTCTTCAGTCGAAGGAAGACATCAACAATCAGCTGATggacaaacagaaaacagctgAGGAGAAAATCAAAGAGCTCGag CAGAAGAAGGTGTACCTTGAACGCAGCGTGAAAGAAGCTGAAGATAACATCCGAGAGATGCTGCTGTCCCGGAGAGCTCACTGA